The stretch of DNA TGGGGGCACCGGCCGCAATCGAGGGATGGCGCCGGTAGACGGGACGCTGCCTGCAGCCGTAGTGTTCGACGCTGGCACCACACGCGCAGGCAGAGGCTGCCCTGACCTGGTCTCCACGGCCGCACCCACATCACCGGCAACCGAGGTCCGACGACCCAGCAGCTGTAGCGACATGGCAGAGGACTCGCGAGCATCTGGACTCGGGGAAGCAGAGGAGACCACGGCAGAGCTCAGCCCTCGAAGGACCGACGCTGGCGGCTAGAGGACGGCGGCTGCAGCAGTGGAAGACGGCGCTGGAGCGGCTCCCGCGGAGGAGGTTCGCGAGAGCGGCGTCGCGGTGTTGACGAGGGGACGGGGCGGCGCCGAGGCTGGTGCGGGAGAGGACGCCGCGGGGTGTCCGGATCCGGTCTCGGCGGCAGCAAGGGAGGCCCGAGGCCGGAGATCCGGCCGGCGGCGGTGCGCGGCCAGCCGCCACTTGCGCGGTCGGGAGAGCGCCATCCCGTGTTTCGCCGTGGAGATATTTCTTGTTTTACTAACTTATTTGTGGGTTGCTACTAGGCGTTCAAATTTGATTTGGAGTAAAGGGCACTTTTTTAGGATTTTCAGTCCTTTTACCTTCCAGAGCCTCTCTTTCTAAGTTATGATTTTTTTTATTGTTGTCAATTTCAATTCGTTGAGTATGAGATCACTTCCCCTTGTTTTCTCAAAACACGGATTTGGCTCAGGATTGCCCTTTTTTAATTTCAGGGTTTCTTTGAATTTGACTACGATTCAATTTGGCTTAGAGACGTATATGAGGCGTCCCGTGGTAGATCCTATAAGATGAGTTTGCATGCATAGGACTGGATGTTCGAGCGAGCTTTTCGGCTCGGCCCGAAGCTCGCTCCAGCTCGGCCCGTTACAGCTCGGCCCGATAGAATAAACGAGCGAGCAGACTTGTGAAATGAGGCCCGATTCCCGACCGAGCCGAGCCGAGTTTCGCCCGGTCCAACTCGGTGACTCGCTCGAGGCCCAGCCCAATTCCCATCAGCCTTCGTCCCATTAGGGCACGAGCGACGCAGAGAGAGCGTAGTCTCTCCTTTCTCTGTTCAGCGCCGCCGCATCCCTCTCCTCGCCGCGCCGCCACATCTCTCTCCTTGCCGCGCCGCAAAACTGGACCGATGGCGGCGAGCGATGCGGCCATTCCTCACCACCCCGAATGCAGGCGGACACTCCTCCCCTGGTTTCTCGCTGTACGTGACGAGCAGGTACTCTCTCCTTCCTTCCCATTAGTAACTCGGCGCGCACACGCTCGGCACTCAGTCACGCGCGCTCCCTTGCACTGGCGCACGGACGGCAGAGGACACACATGCTCCCTGCATGGCTGCGCAGGCACGCGATGGATGCATGGATGGATGTAGGGCTTGATGGATGGATGGATCAATGCTTCTGCTTGATTGTATAGAGTGTAGCTGTCGTCCTCCTTGCCGCGCCGGATGCCGCCGTCGTCCTCGCCGCGCCGGACACTGGACGGCTCGCTCTTGGCACCGATGGCGCCGTTCATCCCTCCTATGGTGCCTGGCCAAGCGTCCGCCGCCCGACGCCCGCAAGCACAGGCTTGCACACACATTAGCAGTGCACATGCGAGCTGCTCGAGCTGGACCGAGCCAGAGACAAAACGAGCCGAGCCTCCAAAAACAGGCTTGTTCAACCaacgagccgagccgagctcGGCTCGCTTTAGGCGAGCCAAAGGCCGGCTCGGACTGAACTCGGCTCGGCTCGATTCGTGTCCAGCCCTAGCATGCACGGATACTTCATGATTTGACTATATTCTCTTTCGACGCTCCGTAGTCGATTCTGATGataactctctctctctccgcaTCCCCTTCGGCTGAACATGCATGATGCCTGGGCTCAAGTTACATGAAGCCTGCTCGTCCACTTGAACCTCCTGGTCACGAGCAACCCCCCCTCCCCTTCCCCACGCCCTTCTCCCTCCCCTTGCCCAAGTAGCCTTCCTTCTCCTCGGAAAGATCTGGATCTCCGCACCAAGTTTGTCAAACCAGGTGAGCCTCCGGACTCTGAATTTTGGCCGAGTCTGCATTCATCCGTAGTAGCCCATTGTTCAGGCGCCTGCCATTTCTGCGCAGAACTAACTAGTTGTGGAATGTCATTTCCATGGTTAGCTGCTCTGTTTTTGCCTTGCTGGTACAGTAGCAGAGTAGTCCATCTTGAACTTCTAGCGTTTTGATTAATCAACCCCTTGAGTTGTCTTCTGAGTTTTTACGCACATGTCAGTACGTTTATTAGTTAGCAGCTAAACAATGCATGAATAAAGTTGAGCAATTAGGTAGAAGTTTTGTGGATATTCACCCCATCAACAGACCCCTGTCATTGCTATTGTAAGCACATGGTGATAATTGAGATGTTTATGCCCTGTTGGAGCAAAGTGGTTTTCCTATTCCTGCGCTCCAAACGGGGCCTTTGTGAAATTGGATTTGTCCATTCTCCATAATCTCTATCTTTGTATAGTGTGGTGTGTGTGGGTGCGCGCACGCCTCTTTATTGAGCCACAAATAATCTATGCCCCATACAAGTCAGATCCTCTTGTTCATGAGCGTTTCAGTAAATTGGGCTCACATGGACAAGGTCACTAATGTCACCAGTTTCATTAGCTAACTAATCTCATGTGCCATAAGTTTGATCGACAGTAATGGTTCTCGTTAGCACATAAGTGCATGTAAAACTTCTTTGTTTGTCAGTCCCTCTCATATATATGACTCTCTGGTAGCTAATTAGATCTGTTACAGAACCATGCATAAGCCACTTGTTCAGTTAAGGTTCGACAAACCCTATTTGTGCAGTTAAAATATACCAGCTGAGCAAATTGAATACAGTGAACATATAGGCACTAGAGAGTCACTTGATTAAAAAATTGGTCAATTTGGTAAGCCACTGAACCTTGATTCGATGCATTGAATTATATGATGGTTAATGAGGTTTCAAGTCTACTACAGTAAATCACATAATGGAGCTTGTCTACCCCAATACATGCAGCCTTTAATTTGATATGGCGCAAAGGGATGTACAGTACTATTTTATTTCTTACTGTTAATTTGTCATGATGGTTTTGGTCTCCTAAAGTCCAAATTGTCTTTGTACAACAAACCTGTCGGTTAATACCCACTGTTTGGTGCGTGCTAATATAAATCTTTGTTAAATTTGTAACTTACTTTTTTGTATGGATATACTTGTTGTCTAATTAAATAAACTATGTCCGATCATCAGCGCAAGCAATTATTTAGTGTGATATGTGCTCAAACAGAAGGAACAACTTTTGGTTGAGTTATTGTCGTTTATAAGACAGTATACACAATATGGTGTGCATATATCAAAACCTTGCTTATATTGTGAGCATCTACTGCAATATAGGTCAGTCAAAAGTTGTCACATTTAGCAGCCCCAGTTAGTCGTACATACTATGCTGTGAACTGAAACAAATACAGCCCTGGCTATTCTGGGCCATATGCACTTTTCCCTCAGTCTTCTATTAGGAGTTTTTTTTTTCTGTGAAATTGACCCAACAAATATGTTTATAGATTCAGTTTTTCATTCTACTTGTTTGCATGACTTAAATAACACATTCACTTTTCATTATTTGTCTTTATAAGCTTTGGGGTTGAGCAAGCAATTCACAAGCTTGGAGGTAGCTGAGATGAAAAAATATTCGAAGCTTTTGGTTGTCTTGTGGATGTTTTTGCTTTTGTTAATCAGCACCGGAGATTCAACAAAGTCAGTTATCAAGTTTATAAAGGTGTGCGTCCATTTTACTCTAAAACTTCTAACTTCACTCTATTTCATTATGGTTACTTACCAAGACATAGTTTCCTATTATATTTACAGAGCGAAGATGGTGATATAATCGAGTGTGTTGATATTTACCAGCAACCATCTTTTGAGCATTTGGTTATAAAAAATGACACAAAATTTGAGGTAACGTTTGTTGTTACAATTATTTTAATTTCTTGCCTGTGAGGATATCTAAATACAAGTAGTGCCACTAGCTTATACTAGTATATCACTGTATGTAAAATAGTTGAAGTAGTAAACTTAAAAGTTGACCTATATGCAATCCATAAGTTtaaagaaaatagaaaaaataTTACATTTTGTGGGCACAAAACTACATTTTCTTATACCTCCTTATAGCCTTGATCACTGAGGGCAACCTAATTAACTTTATGCTTTTGTGCTGTACCAGATGCAACAGATGTTTAGCACGAATAATAAGAAAACCAATGCAACCACAAGTGCAGTGGTTCATCAAATATGGCAGAAGAGTGGAAACTGTCCAAGTGGCACAATTCCTATTAGAAGGATGACAAATAAATCTCATGTCGAGCTTGAGCAGGAACAACTCACTGCATGCAAAATAGAGGTGAGTTTACTTGATAATCACCAATTACTACTATACGCGATCTCAGATAAAGTTACATGATGATGATGTTTTATTATGATTTACCAGTTTGCTGGTATTGAAACATACCAAACTGTATATGGAGCAAGGGCGGATATAAATGCCTGGTCAATAAATGTTGAGCCAAATGAGTGGAGCGTCAGTGCAATTAATATCTACAACGAAAATGGGTCGTACATTCAGTATGGTTGGATGGTAACGTTCCTCCATATTCTTAGCATCGTGTTCTAACTTTCATTGTTAGTAGTATTACACTTGCCTTTTCATGGAAAGCTAAAAGGGTCGAGGACAAACTAAATAGTTATTGGTTCTTTCAGGTCAGTCCATCTTTATACGAAGATGATGGTGAAACGAGATTATTTATTCGCACAGTGGTACAACCTTGAATCTCTCCTTGGAAATTATAATAAAATCATATAGCACGTCATTAAATATATGTTACAGATCAATGCACCTATATGTTAAATGTATTAATCTATATGTCACTATTTAAAAATTAATGCAATTGATGCTACGTATCAATGCACCCATGGGCGGATTTAGGCCCCAGGCAAAAGGGGCAGCGGCCTGGGGCGTGAGGCCCATGTCCTTCATATACTAGTGCACTGTAGCTACAGTAAATTGCTACAGTCAACAACAGAGCtgcctgggccttggcccagttcGCCTGGGCCTTGGCTCATTCCTGGGTCCGCCACTGAATGCACCCTTTAGTTGTTCAGATGTTGACTACTAGTTTTTCGCCTTGTTAGGCTGCTACCAATAACTATACTTGTACTTCATTTTTTTTCGGAAAGAGGCATAACACTCGGAACTCTGCATCGGTTGATGCACATAACACTTAATTAATTATTGCACCGGTTACAAGATCTATATATTGCAGAAGTGATAAGGAACATATGAAGCTTCATGGGTCACATATCCTTTTCCTGTGCTCACACCTAAATCGTTGGATAAATCTCAAGCAGTTGTCTCCCACATGTTTCACTTAGAGACCATAAACACCCTTTCTCTTCCCGGCGAAGATACGAGCACGTATGGATCCAATTAAAAGCCTGGGAAATTACCTGTAAATTTTCTGGAACTTTTGTCATGTTAAAAAATAGTTATTGAGACAATTCCATATAACCAAAGTAAAAGCGCTAACTCCCACACGAATTTGAGCCTTCCACTGTTGGTAAATGTTCACCAACTAGTTGATGAACATATTCATACTACTCATAGGTGGTGGCGAATTAAACATCTTGGGCCCTAAATCACATCAGCTTGGCGGATGTTATATAGACATGGGTATTGTTTTCCcgtgtggtggtggtggggggggggggcatctCCTACCAAAGTATCATCCCAAAATGTTGCGGTGAGGTCATTTCCCACCACAAAACCACTCTGCAAAGAGAAGCAGTAGGCTTCTGCAAGCTCATTATCCAAGACTACCACGTTTGTTAACAGAAATAAAACTGAGGTTGAGCATACATCAATATGGTTTTTGATATCTATTTTTTTGAAAATATACTAGTTAGGATGCTTTTTTGAGACAGAATAAAAATGTACTAGCAGCATGCATATATTGGTACGGCCTTTACTTTTATGTGGACGACTTTTGAAAGCCACAAACATACTCCGATGGTACTAACAAATTACTCCTTTGGAGCTAATTCTTCAGGACCCACCTCGTGGCATTGATTGCTTCAATCTGAAATGCAATGGGTTTGTACAAATATCAAACGAGTATGCTTTTGGTGCGGCCTTAACTCCTTTATCAGAGTTTGGTGGGGGGCAGACTGAGATTCAACTCACTCTATACAAGGTAACTAAAAGTTCAAGCAGTGTAATAGGTATGTAGTTCGTATATAACTGGACCATGGGAAGTAAAAAAAATCTTTTCAAGAGCCCTAAAAATATATCATCTAAATTTAGTTTAAGGAATAGCTTCACATCTAGGGAGTATATTTTACAAAACTTTGTCTAGTTCTATGAAAACTGAGTTTAAAAAATAAAGGTCAATTTTATTAAACTATCTCTAAGATACCCTTGATTCAAATGCTCTTGGTAGGAGAACCTTGAAAAAAATTGTTCCTTACAAATTTATCTTATGTGAAATGTTTGTTTTACTTAATCTGTCTGAATCCACGATGCACTATATTTATAACTAAGAAAACCTTTTCAGAAGTATTAATTCGATGCATACTCATTTGTTGATGCAACAATATAGTACACATTTGAAATATGGATGTGAAATAACAATCTTCAATCCAAAATGACATTGCAATATATCATTTCTGTGTTTTTGAACCACACATGCATATGCATGTAGGTAAAAACGGTCATCATGAAGGTGTAGTGTGATAGCAGCATACATACGTATTCTCCCTCTATCCAAATCTAAAGGGCCTAATTTTTGAAGTTGCCTTTGACCATGGATAATAAGATTAATAagatatgagatgcatgatacAAAAAAGTAATTCATTAGAAACTCCTTTTGCATCCGAGCTTAACTGTATACTTTTTGTAAACATACACATCATACATTGTTTGGTCTAATCTGTGGTCAAAGATAACATTGGAAAAGTATTAGGCAGTGTATAtttggatggagggagtatgttATTAGTTGGGGCAGACGTTGTTTTAGTTTTGCGAATCTACTCTTTTCCCTGTATCTGCCCATGTAATTAACTAATAACACGAGCATACAGGATGAAATAACCGGGAGATGGTGCGTGATGTACAACGACCGATTACTGGGGTATTGGCCGCGGGAGCAGTTTCCACAGTTTGAGAATGGCGTGGCGGCATTTTGGGGAGGGCAGCTCTGCAACATGCATACCGGTAACAGGTACACGACGACCGAAATGGGGAGCGGCAGCCTTCCGTCAGAAGGTTATGGAAAGAGTGCCTACATCCATGGCTTGGAGGTGATGGATATGGGCCAAAACTGGAATAGGCCGCTTGAACTATATCAAAACCTCAGCTCCGATTGCTATAAGGTGGAGACGTTCAAGACCAGGGACGGCAAGGTGTCCGCTTACTTTGGAGGGACGGCTAGTATCAAGTGCTGCGGCATGTACTGCGAGTAAGAAAATCCAAGTAGACACGGCTTTGGTTTTAAGACCTCCCATTTAATTCTAATGTGTTGAATTCCGTCGCCACTTTAATTATACTGTATGTACATCATAAAATTTCTTGTCATAATCAAGCTTGACTTTTCAGTTATAAATTAGTAAACTTCTATGTTTTTCTGTTTCCTACTGTGCATATTGTCGGCTTCCTTAAAACTGCATTTTTTATAGAGTGATGTCTTTGGATTTTTCTTTAATGAGTGTGTTCTCTTCATCGTTTAATGTATGCCACCATATATTACTTATTATTAAAACAAATAGTAATCTGGCTTGCGCAAGTGTGCGGGCATCATCTCTATTCATTTTTAATGATCAAAATACATAGTCCCATATATAATTTTTTTGAGGGAACGCATTATATAGATATTTAGTACTCCCTCTGtgtattagtttacggagggagtagtatgaTATGTGAGGGAATATTGTTGTCAAAGATACTCCATATGTTATCTTCACCAAGTGACTCTTCGTTGGAAAATTTAAAATGTAATGCCTTTTCGTTTGATTGTATGTTTTGGTTTTGCCAAAGGAAAATAATAAGATATGTAAATGCTAGGTAGAAAACTTGAACATGAA from Triticum urartu cultivar G1812 chromosome 3, Tu2.1, whole genome shotgun sequence encodes:
- the LOC125549495 gene encoding uncharacterized protein LOC125549495 isoform X2: MKKYSKLLVVLWMFLLLLISTGDSTKSVIKFIKSEDGDIIECVDIYQQPSFEHLVIKNDTKFEMQQMFSTNNKKTNATTSAVVHQIWQKSGNCPSGTIPIRRMTNKSHVELEQEQLTACKIEFAGIETYQTVYGARADINAWSINVEPNEWSVSAINIYNENGSYIQYGWMDPPRGIDCFNLKCNGFVQISNEYAFGAALTPLSEFGGGQTEIQLTLYKDEITGRWCVMYNDRLLGYWPREQFPQFENGVAAFWGGQLCNMHTGNRYTTTEMGSGSLPSEGYGKSAYIHGLEVMDMGQNWNRPLELYQNLSSDCYKVETFKTRDGKVSAYFGGTASIKCCGMYCE
- the LOC125549495 gene encoding uncharacterized protein LOC125549495 isoform X1, with the protein product MKKYSKLLVVLWMFLLLLISTGDSTKSVIKFIKSEDGDIIECVDIYQQPSFEHLVIKNDTKFEMQQMFSTNNKKTNATTSAVVHQIWQKSGNCPSGTIPIRRMTNKSHVELEQEQLTACKIEFAGIETYQTVYGARADINAWSINVEPNEWSVSAINIYNENGSYIQYGWMVSPSLYEDDGETRLFIRTVDPPRGIDCFNLKCNGFVQISNEYAFGAALTPLSEFGGGQTEIQLTLYKDEITGRWCVMYNDRLLGYWPREQFPQFENGVAAFWGGQLCNMHTGNRYTTTEMGSGSLPSEGYGKSAYIHGLEVMDMGQNWNRPLELYQNLSSDCYKVETFKTRDGKVSAYFGGTASIKCCGMYCE